A genomic stretch from Kogia breviceps isolate mKogBre1 chromosome 1, mKogBre1 haplotype 1, whole genome shotgun sequence includes:
- the LOC131758564 gene encoding Fc receptor-like protein 1 isoform X2, which yields MREHLQLQSPDLVLMLLRLLLLICELFLIVSPSRPIEGNSMTLTCKTQPPPQKLDVQLQFRFYKDGRPLGLDWDSIPELWIPAVWREDSGSYWCQAKTTPLRFKWSRRVQIQVHGVPISNVSLEIQPPGGYLMEGEKLVLVCLVTGGTGDITFFWYKGALGLNLETKTQRSLTATFEIPVARESDSEQYYCAADNGYGPRLSELVSITVRIPVSHPVLTLRAPGAQAVVGDMMELHCEVWRGSPPILYQFYHEDVALGSSSAPSGGGVSFNLSLTAEHSGNYYCEANNGLVAQRSEVVPLNIIVPTEDRKEVLTSGVMEVLLGISGPTIMVLLFCCWLKRKTGSRSARDPLRSLPSPVPQESTYLNSQAPEQLHPDYENVNVVSGDEVYSLVYCVQQKQQPAAEEHPGMHTGDKNSSAIYSGLKKADLTDVDYEDTM from the exons ATGAGAGAGCACCTCCAGCTCCAGTCCCCTGACCTGGTCCTCATGCTGCTGAGGCTCTTGCTGTTGATCTGTG AGCTGTTCCTGATAGTCAGCCCCTCTCGGCCCATAGAGGGGAATTCAATGACCCTGACCTGTAAGACCCAGCCCCCTCCACAGAAGTTAGATGTTCAGCTCCAGTTCCGCTTCTACAAAGATGGCAGGCCCCTAGGGCTGGACTGGGACAGCATCCCAGAGCTCTGGATTCCTGCTGTGTGGAGGGAAGACTCAGGGTCCTACTGGTGTCAAGCAAAGACAACACCACTCAGATTCAAATGGAGCCGCAGAGTCCAGATCCAAGTACACG GAGTCCCCATCAGTAATGTGAGCTTGGAGATACAACCTCCAGGTGGATACCTGATGGAGGGAGAAAAGCTGGTTCTTGTCTGCTTGGTCACTGGGGGCACAGGAGATATCACCTTCTTCTGGTACAAAGGAGCCCTGGGTTTAAACCtggaaacaaagacccagcgtTCACTGACGGCGACGTTTGAGATCCCTGTGGCAAGGGAAAGTGACTCTGAGCAATATTACTGTGCGGCTGACAATGGCTATGGCCCCAGGCTCAGTGAGCTGGTGAGCATCACTGTCAGAA TTCCAGTGTCTCACCCTGTCCTCACCCTCAGGGCTCCCGGGGCCCAGGCTGTGGTGGGGGACATGATGGAGCTTCACTGTGAGGTCTGGAGAGGCTCTCCTCCGATCCTGTACCAGTTTTATCATGAGGATGTCGCCCTGGGGAGCAGCTCAGCTCCCTCTGGAGGAGGAGTGTCTTTCAACCTCTCTCTGACTGCAGAACATTCTGGAAACTACTACTGTGAGGCCAACAATGGCCTGGTGGCCCAGCGCAGTGAGGTGGTACCACTCAATATCATAG TGCCTACGGAGGACAGAAAAGAAGTTCTTACTTCAGGAGTCATGGAGGTGCTGCTTGGCATCTCTGGTCCCACCATTATGGTCCTATTATTTTGCTGCTGGCTCAAGAGAAAAACAG GAAGTCGTTCAGCCAGGGATCCGCTCAG GAGCCTTCCCAGCCCTGTACCCCAAGAATCCACCTACCTCAACTCACAAGCCCCAGAGCAACTACACCCTGACTATGAAAATG tgaaTGTTGTAAGCGGGGATGAGGTTTATTCTTTGGTGTACTGTGTGCAGCAGAAACAGCAACCAGCAGCAG AAGAACACCCTGGGATGCATACTGGGGATAAG AACTCCTCAGCCATCTATTCTGGGCTGAAGAAGGCGGATCTTACAGATGTGGACTATGAAGATACTATGTAA
- the LOC131758564 gene encoding Fc receptor-like protein 1 isoform X1 translates to MREHLQLQSPDLVLMLLRLLLLICAPLCEPTELFLIVSPSRPIEGNSMTLTCKTQPPPQKLDVQLQFRFYKDGRPLGLDWDSIPELWIPAVWREDSGSYWCQAKTTPLRFKWSRRVQIQVHGVPISNVSLEIQPPGGYLMEGEKLVLVCLVTGGTGDITFFWYKGALGLNLETKTQRSLTATFEIPVARESDSEQYYCAADNGYGPRLSELVSITVRIPVSHPVLTLRAPGAQAVVGDMMELHCEVWRGSPPILYQFYHEDVALGSSSAPSGGGVSFNLSLTAEHSGNYYCEANNGLVAQRSEVVPLNIIVPTEDRKEVLTSGVMEVLLGISGPTIMVLLFCCWLKRKTGSRSARDPLRSLPSPVPQESTYLNSQAPEQLHPDYENVNVVSGDEVYSLVYCVQQKQQPAAEEHPGMHTGDKNSSAIYSGLKKADLTDVDYEDTM, encoded by the exons ATGAGAGAGCACCTCCAGCTCCAGTCCCCTGACCTGGTCCTCATGCTGCTGAGGCTCTTGCTGTTGATCTGTG CTCCACTCTGTGAACCAACTG AGCTGTTCCTGATAGTCAGCCCCTCTCGGCCCATAGAGGGGAATTCAATGACCCTGACCTGTAAGACCCAGCCCCCTCCACAGAAGTTAGATGTTCAGCTCCAGTTCCGCTTCTACAAAGATGGCAGGCCCCTAGGGCTGGACTGGGACAGCATCCCAGAGCTCTGGATTCCTGCTGTGTGGAGGGAAGACTCAGGGTCCTACTGGTGTCAAGCAAAGACAACACCACTCAGATTCAAATGGAGCCGCAGAGTCCAGATCCAAGTACACG GAGTCCCCATCAGTAATGTGAGCTTGGAGATACAACCTCCAGGTGGATACCTGATGGAGGGAGAAAAGCTGGTTCTTGTCTGCTTGGTCACTGGGGGCACAGGAGATATCACCTTCTTCTGGTACAAAGGAGCCCTGGGTTTAAACCtggaaacaaagacccagcgtTCACTGACGGCGACGTTTGAGATCCCTGTGGCAAGGGAAAGTGACTCTGAGCAATATTACTGTGCGGCTGACAATGGCTATGGCCCCAGGCTCAGTGAGCTGGTGAGCATCACTGTCAGAA TTCCAGTGTCTCACCCTGTCCTCACCCTCAGGGCTCCCGGGGCCCAGGCTGTGGTGGGGGACATGATGGAGCTTCACTGTGAGGTCTGGAGAGGCTCTCCTCCGATCCTGTACCAGTTTTATCATGAGGATGTCGCCCTGGGGAGCAGCTCAGCTCCCTCTGGAGGAGGAGTGTCTTTCAACCTCTCTCTGACTGCAGAACATTCTGGAAACTACTACTGTGAGGCCAACAATGGCCTGGTGGCCCAGCGCAGTGAGGTGGTACCACTCAATATCATAG TGCCTACGGAGGACAGAAAAGAAGTTCTTACTTCAGGAGTCATGGAGGTGCTGCTTGGCATCTCTGGTCCCACCATTATGGTCCTATTATTTTGCTGCTGGCTCAAGAGAAAAACAG GAAGTCGTTCAGCCAGGGATCCGCTCAG GAGCCTTCCCAGCCCTGTACCCCAAGAATCCACCTACCTCAACTCACAAGCCCCAGAGCAACTACACCCTGACTATGAAAATG tgaaTGTTGTAAGCGGGGATGAGGTTTATTCTTTGGTGTACTGTGTGCAGCAGAAACAGCAACCAGCAGCAG AAGAACACCCTGGGATGCATACTGGGGATAAG AACTCCTCAGCCATCTATTCTGGGCTGAAGAAGGCGGATCTTACAGATGTGGACTATGAAGATACTATGTAA